A single region of the Arthrobacter sp. V1I7 genome encodes:
- a CDS encoding UDP-N-acetylmuramate dehydrogenase, with amino-acid sequence MTQTLLSDLTTAAVGGPAGSFIEARTEAEIIDAVRSADAAREPLLIIGGGSNLLVSDNGFPGAVLRIASEGFTVTAEDSCGGVSVVVQAGHNWDAVVQHAVLHAWSGIEALSGIPGATGATPVQNVGAYGSDVSQTIAAVRTWDRERNAVRTFTNSELTFAYRDSILKQTTVNGSPRYVVLTVEFQLPLGRMSAPIRYAELARALGVEAGSRAYSNDVRREVIRLRASKGMVWDPADRDTYSTGSFFTNPIVPADAAATLPGDAPRYPGGQDGLTKLSAAWLIDQAGYAKGFGLGQDSLSGGRASLSTKHTLAITNRGGARTEDMLAIAREVRRGVVERFGIELHPEPLLIGVEL; translated from the coding sequence GTGACCCAGACACTGCTTTCCGACCTGACTACGGCCGCCGTCGGCGGCCCCGCCGGCAGCTTCATCGAGGCCCGCACCGAGGCCGAAATCATCGACGCCGTCCGTTCGGCGGACGCAGCCCGCGAACCGCTGCTGATCATCGGCGGCGGCTCCAACCTGCTGGTGTCCGACAACGGATTCCCCGGGGCCGTCCTCAGGATCGCCTCGGAAGGGTTCACCGTCACCGCCGAGGATTCCTGCGGCGGTGTATCCGTCGTGGTCCAGGCCGGGCACAACTGGGACGCCGTGGTGCAACACGCGGTGCTGCACGCCTGGTCCGGCATCGAGGCATTGTCCGGCATTCCGGGCGCCACCGGCGCCACTCCCGTGCAGAACGTCGGGGCCTACGGCTCCGACGTCTCCCAGACCATCGCCGCCGTCCGCACCTGGGACCGGGAACGCAACGCCGTCCGGACCTTCACCAACTCCGAACTGACGTTCGCTTACCGGGATTCCATCCTGAAGCAGACCACCGTCAACGGCTCCCCGCGCTATGTGGTCCTCACGGTCGAATTCCAGCTTCCACTGGGCCGGATGAGCGCCCCCATCCGCTACGCCGAGCTGGCCAGGGCCCTCGGCGTCGAGGCGGGCAGCAGGGCATACTCAAACGACGTCCGGCGCGAGGTGATCCGGCTCCGGGCCTCCAAGGGCATGGTCTGGGACCCTGCCGACCGGGACACCTATTCCACCGGTTCGTTCTTCACGAACCCCATCGTGCCTGCCGACGCGGCCGCAACACTCCCCGGGGACGCCCCGCGCTACCCGGGCGGGCAGGACGGACTGACCAAGCTCTCGGCGGCCTGGCTGATCGATCAGGCAGGCTACGCCAAGGGCTTCGGCCTCGGGCAGGACAGCCTCTCCGGCGGCCGGGCGTCGCTGTCCACCAAGCACACGCTGGCCATCACCAACCGCGGTGGCGCGCGGACCGAGGACATGCTGGCGATCGCCCGCGAGGTGAGGCGCGGCGTCGTCGAACGCTTCGGTATTGAACTGCACCCGGAACCGCTGCTGATCGGCGTGGAGCTCTAG
- a CDS encoding MFS transporter, with protein MPFSRHRGEAGTLLGAQLVFNLGFYAVIPFLAGAMGDDYGLDAVAVGLVLGARTFSQQGMFLLGGLLSDRWGARRAILIGCLVRISGYAALAAASDFSLFLLGAVLTGAGGALFSPALESQLSQADRATDGSGPAGGKKGRRSVFVWLSVTGEIGALLGPLLGASLLGWGFDAALALGMGIFSVVTVSLWFRLPADASCRPPRAVASEPEVPRNGHHGALDCLRNRRFVLFCVLASTNMLAYNQLYFAVPLELGRRGLDGSWLAMLFLQASVLTLVLQLPVSAIGHRLGPGRALSVGFVLLSAAFIAAALTSEHAGSSGNSIAPMAATIALLILGHMLLTPTILSVIPRFLPGEGPASGRGAYYGLAASCGGISVLVGNAVMGQLVDLTDRLNWWPGTPWVPPVLLAFLSALALPRVLLTKASPSSVSSRTLPASTAEA; from the coding sequence ATGCCGTTTAGTCGCCACCGGGGTGAAGCGGGGACCCTGCTCGGCGCCCAGCTCGTCTTCAACCTCGGCTTTTATGCAGTCATTCCCTTTCTTGCCGGCGCCATGGGCGACGATTATGGCCTGGACGCCGTCGCCGTCGGGCTTGTCCTGGGTGCCCGCACGTTCAGCCAGCAAGGGATGTTCCTGCTCGGTGGCCTCCTGTCAGACCGTTGGGGCGCCCGCCGGGCAATCCTGATAGGTTGCCTCGTCCGCATCTCCGGCTACGCCGCGCTGGCGGCAGCATCGGATTTCAGCTTGTTCCTCCTCGGGGCGGTGCTCACCGGCGCCGGAGGGGCCCTGTTCTCGCCGGCTCTTGAGTCCCAGTTATCCCAAGCCGACCGCGCGACCGACGGCTCCGGCCCGGCCGGAGGGAAAAAGGGCCGGCGGTCTGTGTTCGTCTGGTTATCGGTCACCGGGGAAATCGGTGCGCTGCTCGGACCGCTGCTGGGAGCCTCCCTGCTGGGCTGGGGATTCGATGCCGCGCTGGCCCTCGGCATGGGAATCTTCAGCGTCGTCACCGTTTCGCTCTGGTTCCGTCTCCCGGCCGATGCGTCCTGCAGGCCCCCAAGAGCAGTCGCCTCGGAGCCGGAAGTCCCACGCAACGGGCACCACGGGGCACTCGATTGTCTGAGGAACCGGCGCTTCGTCCTGTTCTGCGTGCTGGCCAGCACCAACATGCTGGCCTACAACCAGCTCTATTTCGCCGTTCCTCTTGAGCTTGGCCGTCGCGGTCTGGACGGCTCGTGGCTGGCGATGCTCTTCCTGCAGGCATCCGTCCTGACCCTGGTCCTGCAACTCCCGGTCTCGGCGATCGGCCATCGGCTGGGTCCCGGCCGGGCGTTGTCGGTTGGCTTCGTACTGCTCAGCGCCGCATTTATTGCAGCCGCGCTGACCTCTGAGCACGCCGGGTCGTCCGGAAACTCGATAGCCCCGATGGCGGCCACCATCGCCCTCCTGATCTTGGGCCATATGCTCCTCACCCCTACTATCCTGTCCGTGATCCCGAGATTCCTTCCTGGCGAAGGGCCAGCATCCGGGCGGGGTGCTTACTACGGACTGGCGGCGAGTTGCGGCGGTATCTCCGTGCTGGTCGGCAACGCAGTGATGGGGCAGTTGGTGGACCTCACCGATCGGCTCAACTGGTGGCCAGGCACCCCCTGGGTGCCGCCGGTCCTGCTCGCATTCCTGTCGGCGCTGGCGCTCCCTCGGGTGCTGCTAACGAAAGCCTCGCCCTCAAGCGTTTCGTCGCGGACGCTTCCGGCATCCACCGCGGAAGCATAG
- a CDS encoding MaoC family dehydratase N-terminal domain-containing protein, producing the protein MTINPDLQGRSYPAAEVYDVGREKIREFARAVKATHPAHFDVDAAAALGHGDLVAPPTFAIIIAQRADAQLIEDPDSGIDFSRVVHADQRFIHHRPIVAGDRLVAELHVDGVRAMGGGAMITTRSEIFGLTPDGTGEDSREPVATATSSILVRGEGQ; encoded by the coding sequence ATGACTATCAATCCGGATCTGCAGGGCCGCAGCTACCCTGCCGCAGAGGTGTACGACGTCGGCCGCGAGAAGATCCGCGAGTTCGCCCGCGCGGTCAAGGCCACCCACCCCGCCCATTTCGACGTCGACGCGGCCGCCGCCCTGGGCCACGGTGACCTGGTGGCGCCGCCGACTTTCGCGATCATCATCGCCCAGCGCGCCGACGCCCAGCTGATCGAGGATCCGGACTCCGGCATCGACTTCTCCCGGGTGGTCCACGCGGACCAGCGTTTCATCCACCATCGTCCGATCGTCGCCGGTGACCGGCTCGTCGCGGAACTGCACGTCGACGGCGTCCGCGCCATGGGCGGCGGAGCCATGATCACCACCCGCTCGGAAATCTTCGGGCTCACGCCGGACGGGACCGGCGAGGATTCGCGCGAGCCCGTTGCCACCGCCACCTCGTCCATCCTGGTCCGCGGAGAGGGACAGTAA
- a CDS encoding thymidylate synthase, with protein MSIPTPYEDLLRDVLEHGTHKSDRTGTGTLSVFGRQLRFDLSKGFPLITTKRVHFKSVAVELLWFLRGDTNVKWMQDQGVTIWNEWADADGELGPVYGVQWRSWPTPDGGHIDQIAELIENLKSNPDSRRHIVSAWNVAELADMALPPCHAFFQFYVADGKLSCQLYQRSADTFLGVPFNIASYALLTCMIAQQVGLEPGEFVWTGGDVHIYDNHMDQVLKQLAREPYDYPQLKITRKPDSIFDYTLDDFEVVGYQHHPTIKAPIAV; from the coding sequence GTGAGCATTCCAACGCCTTATGAAGACCTGCTGCGCGATGTCCTGGAACACGGCACCCACAAATCGGACCGCACCGGGACCGGCACGCTCAGCGTGTTCGGCCGCCAGCTGCGCTTCGACCTGAGCAAGGGCTTCCCGCTGATCACCACCAAACGCGTGCATTTCAAGTCCGTGGCCGTGGAGCTGCTCTGGTTCCTGCGCGGGGACACGAACGTGAAATGGATGCAGGACCAGGGCGTCACGATCTGGAACGAATGGGCCGACGCCGACGGCGAACTCGGCCCCGTCTACGGCGTCCAGTGGCGCTCCTGGCCCACCCCCGACGGCGGGCACATCGACCAGATCGCCGAACTCATAGAGAACCTGAAGTCCAACCCGGACTCACGGCGCCACATCGTCTCGGCCTGGAACGTGGCCGAGCTCGCGGACATGGCCCTGCCGCCGTGCCATGCCTTCTTCCAGTTCTATGTGGCCGACGGAAAACTCTCCTGCCAGCTCTACCAGCGCTCGGCGGACACCTTCCTGGGCGTGCCGTTCAACATCGCCTCCTACGCCCTGCTGACCTGCATGATCGCCCAGCAGGTCGGTCTGGAACCCGGCGAGTTCGTCTGGACCGGCGGCGATGTCCACATCTACGACAACCACATGGACCAGGTCCTCAAGCAGCTGGCCCGGGAGCCCTACGACTACCCGCAGCTTAAGATCACCCGCAAGCCGGACTCCATTTTCGATTACACCCTCGATGACTTCGAAGTGGTCGGATACCAGCACCACCCGACGATTAAGGCCCCGATAGCCGTATGA
- the asd gene encoding aspartate-semialdehyde dehydrogenase yields the protein MTTAATPSVGLIGWRGMVGSVLMQRMQDEGDFANINPVFFSTSNAGGAAPTFAGSAGGDAGKLEDAFDVETLAKLPIIVTAQGGDYTKQVHGELRSRGWDGLWIDAASTLRMNDDSIIVLDPINRDVIDKGLVNGTKDYIGGNCTVSCMLMGLGGLFKNGLVEWGTSMTYQAASGGGARHMRELLSQFGTLNAEVSTDLEDPASAILEIDRKVLAHQRTSIDASQFGVPLAGSLIPWIDADLGNGQSKEEWKAGVETNKILGTSGDDRIIMDGLCIRIGAMRSHSQALTLKLREDLSVAEIEKLLDADNEWAKVVPNTKEASMAELTPVAASGTLDIPVGRIRKLEMGPQYISAFTVGDQLLWGAAEPLRRMLNIATGNL from the coding sequence ATGACTACAGCAGCTACTCCGTCCGTCGGCCTGATCGGTTGGCGGGGCATGGTCGGTTCCGTCCTGATGCAGCGCATGCAGGACGAGGGCGACTTCGCCAACATCAACCCGGTATTTTTCTCCACCTCGAACGCCGGTGGTGCCGCGCCCACGTTCGCGGGTTCTGCCGGCGGCGATGCGGGCAAGCTCGAGGACGCGTTCGACGTCGAGACGCTGGCGAAGCTGCCGATCATCGTCACCGCCCAGGGCGGGGACTACACCAAGCAGGTCCACGGGGAGCTGCGCAGCCGCGGCTGGGACGGCCTCTGGATTGACGCCGCCTCGACGCTGCGCATGAACGACGATTCGATCATTGTCCTGGACCCCATCAACCGGGATGTCATCGACAAGGGCCTGGTCAACGGCACCAAGGATTACATCGGCGGAAACTGCACCGTCTCCTGCATGCTCATGGGCCTCGGGGGCCTCTTCAAGAACGGCCTCGTCGAGTGGGGCACCTCCATGACCTACCAGGCGGCATCCGGCGGCGGCGCCCGGCACATGCGTGAACTGCTGAGCCAGTTCGGCACACTCAACGCCGAGGTCAGCACCGATCTGGAGGATCCCGCGTCGGCCATCCTCGAGATCGACCGCAAGGTCCTCGCCCACCAGCGCACGTCCATCGACGCCAGCCAGTTCGGCGTCCCGCTGGCCGGCTCGCTGATCCCGTGGATCGACGCGGACCTCGGCAACGGCCAGTCCAAGGAAGAGTGGAAGGCCGGGGTCGAGACCAACAAGATCCTGGGCACCTCCGGCGACGACCGCATCATCATGGACGGCCTGTGCATCAGGATCGGTGCCATGCGCTCCCACTCCCAGGCGCTCACGCTCAAGCTCCGCGAGGACCTCTCCGTCGCCGAGATCGAGAAGCTCCTGGACGCCGACAACGAGTGGGCCAAGGTGGTTCCCAACACCAAGGAGGCGTCGATGGCCGAACTGACCCCCGTGGCGGCCTCCGGCACCCTCGACATCCCGGTAGGCAGGATCCGCAAGCTCGAGATGGGTCCGCAGTACATCAGTGCGTTTACGGTCGGCGACCAGCTGCTGTGGGGTGCCGCCGAGCCGCTGCGCCGCATGCTCAACATCGCCACCGGAAACCTTTAG
- a CDS encoding winged helix DNA-binding domain-containing protein: MTAVVRARLSRGTMGRLRLASQELTEPARGVAGAVRWMTAMQAQDLQAALWAVGQRVPGSRVGDVRDALDRGGIVRSWPMRGTLHLLAPEDLRWILDITADRLIRGMAARHRELGISAADVDAATEAGLQLVSGGRAASRAELFEAFERAGQSTAGQRGIHLLGILCQRGWLVQGPLAGNQQLVVAFADWIKTSRSLDRAEGIAEWLLRYLRSHGPATERDFSWWAGIPLTEVRMALAEVKGQLVELEFEGASYWLSPETAALLDGGVVPGARSVLALPGFDEFLLGYTDRSLVLPPEHANKIVPGGNGVFRKTIVAGGQVVGTWTGPVAGRGAAVVPEPFDSVNGLRPAAQRSFELQAAKYRRFLGV, from the coding sequence ATGACAGCAGTGGTGCGCGCCCGGCTCAGCCGCGGAACCATGGGCCGGCTCCGGCTGGCCTCCCAGGAACTCACGGAACCGGCCCGGGGTGTGGCCGGGGCAGTCCGGTGGATGACCGCAATGCAGGCCCAGGACCTGCAGGCCGCCCTCTGGGCGGTCGGGCAGCGGGTGCCCGGATCCCGCGTGGGCGATGTCCGGGACGCGCTGGACCGGGGTGGGATTGTGCGGTCTTGGCCGATGCGCGGCACCCTGCACCTGCTGGCTCCCGAGGACTTGAGATGGATCCTGGACATCACCGCCGACCGCCTGATCCGGGGCATGGCAGCACGCCACCGGGAGCTCGGAATTTCTGCGGCGGACGTCGACGCTGCCACTGAAGCCGGGCTGCAGCTGGTCTCCGGCGGCAGAGCCGCAAGCCGGGCGGAGCTGTTCGAGGCCTTCGAACGGGCTGGCCAGTCCACGGCCGGCCAGCGGGGCATCCACCTGCTGGGGATCCTGTGCCAGCGGGGATGGCTGGTGCAGGGCCCGCTGGCCGGCAACCAGCAGCTGGTGGTCGCCTTTGCCGACTGGATCAAAACGTCGCGGAGCCTGGACCGCGCAGAGGGCATCGCCGAGTGGCTGCTGCGGTATCTGCGCAGCCACGGCCCCGCCACGGAGCGTGACTTTTCGTGGTGGGCCGGGATCCCCCTCACTGAGGTCCGGATGGCACTGGCCGAGGTCAAGGGCCAGCTGGTGGAGTTGGAGTTCGAGGGCGCCAGCTACTGGCTGTCTCCGGAGACCGCGGCCCTGCTCGACGGCGGCGTCGTCCCCGGTGCACGCTCCGTGCTCGCGCTGCCTGGCTTCGATGAGTTCCTGCTGGGCTACACCGACCGGTCGCTGGTGTTGCCGCCGGAGCACGCCAACAAGATCGTGCCGGGCGGCAACGGCGTGTTCCGGAAGACGATTGTGGCCGGCGGGCAGGTGGTCGGGACCTGGACGGGCCCGGTAGCCGGACGGGGCGCCGCCGTCGTTCCCGAGCCGTTCGACAGCGTTAACGGACTGCGGCCTGCCGCCCAAAGATCCTTTGAGCTGCAGGCCGCGAAATACCGGAGGTTCCTCGGGGTTTGA
- a CDS encoding DUF3188 domain-containing protein, which translates to MLNEFWASASTTYKVLVFSAMGLIALGIILNLVGNSSQNQGLAVASLPIIGLGLILHIAGIVVRGQTIRKNLKR; encoded by the coding sequence GTGCTGAACGAATTCTGGGCCTCCGCGTCAACCACCTACAAGGTGCTCGTTTTCAGCGCCATGGGCCTGATTGCCCTCGGCATCATTCTCAACCTGGTGGGAAACAGCTCGCAGAACCAGGGCCTCGCCGTCGCCTCGCTGCCGATCATCGGACTGGGGCTGATCCTGCACATCGCCGGGATTGTGGTGCGCGGCCAGACCATCCGGAAGAACCTCAAGCGCTGA
- a CDS encoding NF038396 family protein, producing MLKKPETLFVLGYMLLPLLALLSAIVGLTMILGGNKIVGAVVLVVVTQFFAFGAVYALRKRKHALLTEHDRE from the coding sequence ATGCTGAAGAAACCCGAAACCCTCTTTGTCCTCGGCTACATGCTCCTGCCGCTGCTGGCCCTGCTCTCCGCCATCGTGGGGCTGACCATGATCCTGGGCGGCAACAAGATCGTCGGCGCGGTCGTGCTCGTCGTTGTCACCCAGTTCTTCGCCTTCGGGGCGGTCTATGCCCTCCGGAAGCGCAAGCACGCCCTGCTCACGGAGCATGACCGCGAATAG
- a CDS encoding FAD-binding oxidoreductase: MPQGPFTSSGAAQDTSPLGALAGRLQGELLTPRGPDYDRIRHVFNAMIDRRPAAILRCAGVADVIQGVRFARAQQLPLSIHSGGHSVSGASVCQGGLMLDLSRMKGIRVDPARRAAQAQTGLLLREFDHETQAFGLATTLGVISVTGIAGLTLGGGLGWLNGKYGLSCDNVLAADIVTADGDFLTASPAEHEDLYWALRGGGGNFGVVTSLTYQLHPVSTVLAGGLVFPAEQARAALRFYYEFSSGAPDELSTSASVGRDAEGRPVVSIAACYCGPLHEGELTLQPLRNFGKPVEGEFRPLPYLAFQRAHDAGAPAGRQHYWKSSYLKDITDGAIEALLEFAATSPSPYTGIGFQQMTGAASRVDPRATAFAHRDRHYDFLIVSQWEDTADSDRNIAWTRRCFEAMSPYLQAAVYVNNLGGTEQERVRAAYGVNYDRLASVKARYDPENVFRLNHNIAPAAAT, encoded by the coding sequence ATGCCACAAGGACCATTTACCAGTAGCGGGGCCGCCCAGGACACAAGCCCGCTCGGCGCCTTGGCGGGTCGCCTGCAGGGCGAGTTGCTGACTCCCCGTGGCCCGGACTACGACCGCATCCGCCACGTATTCAACGCCATGATCGACCGCAGGCCGGCAGCCATCCTCCGCTGCGCTGGGGTGGCCGACGTCATTCAGGGCGTGCGCTTCGCCCGCGCGCAACAGTTGCCGCTGTCGATCCACAGCGGAGGACACAGCGTCTCCGGAGCGTCCGTGTGCCAAGGCGGGTTGATGCTTGACCTGTCCCGCATGAAAGGCATAAGGGTGGACCCTGCCCGTCGGGCAGCCCAGGCACAGACGGGATTGTTGCTCCGTGAATTCGACCATGAAACCCAGGCCTTTGGGTTGGCCACCACATTGGGAGTAATCTCCGTCACTGGCATTGCCGGCCTTACGCTCGGCGGTGGTCTGGGCTGGCTGAACGGCAAATATGGTCTCTCCTGCGACAATGTGCTCGCGGCCGATATCGTTACCGCAGACGGGGACTTCCTGACGGCCAGCCCTGCCGAACACGAGGATCTCTACTGGGCCTTGCGCGGGGGCGGGGGCAATTTCGGCGTCGTTACCTCACTGACTTACCAGCTCCACCCGGTCAGCACTGTGCTCGCCGGCGGGCTGGTCTTCCCGGCGGAGCAGGCCAGGGCAGCGTTGCGCTTCTACTACGAATTTTCGAGCGGTGCACCCGATGAACTGTCCACCAGCGCCTCAGTAGGCCGGGATGCAGAGGGGCGGCCCGTCGTCTCGATAGCAGCGTGCTACTGCGGCCCGCTCCATGAGGGAGAGCTCACCCTCCAGCCGCTGCGGAACTTCGGCAAGCCTGTCGAGGGGGAATTTCGACCTCTGCCCTATCTGGCGTTCCAGCGCGCGCACGACGCTGGTGCCCCCGCCGGGCGCCAGCATTACTGGAAATCAAGCTATCTCAAGGACATCACCGACGGTGCCATCGAGGCACTGCTGGAGTTCGCAGCAACGAGCCCGTCACCCTATACGGGCATCGGATTTCAGCAGATGACCGGGGCGGCCAGTCGGGTGGACCCGCGGGCCACAGCTTTTGCCCACCGTGATCGTCATTACGACTTCCTGATCGTGTCCCAGTGGGAGGATACGGCCGACTCCGACAGGAATATCGCTTGGACGCGCCGCTGCTTCGAGGCGATGAGCCCCTACCTCCAGGCAGCGGTGTACGTGAACAATCTTGGTGGAACGGAGCAGGAGCGCGTGCGGGCAGCATACGGAGTGAACTACGACCGGCTGGCCTCCGTGAAGGCCCGCTACGACCCCGAGAATGTCTTCCGCCTCAACCACAACATCGCTCCCGCCGCGGCGACGTAA
- a CDS encoding NADPH-dependent FMN reductase: MATYKIGYFVGSLASGSINRTLSRALIKLAPEDLEFMEIPIKDLPLYSYDYDADFPPEGRALKDAVEASDGILFVSPEYNRSIPGALKNAIDWGSRPWGTNSFARKPTGIIGASPGSIGTAVMQSSMRAVLSFLDAPQLNAPEAYVKFNPDVFGNDGEIRDESTAAFLRHYMEEYGAFVERVLAANAPGHIGDPQPDTQKLSR, from the coding sequence ATGGCAACGTACAAGATCGGCTATTTCGTCGGAAGCCTGGCCAGCGGCTCCATCAACAGGACTCTGTCCAGGGCCCTGATCAAGCTCGCACCGGAGGATCTCGAATTCATGGAGATCCCCATCAAGGACCTGCCGCTATACAGCTACGACTATGACGCCGATTTCCCGCCGGAAGGCCGAGCCCTAAAGGACGCCGTCGAAGCCTCCGACGGCATCCTCTTCGTGTCGCCCGAATACAACCGCTCCATTCCGGGGGCGTTGAAGAACGCCATCGACTGGGGCTCGCGTCCTTGGGGCACCAACTCGTTCGCCCGCAAACCCACCGGCATCATCGGCGCCTCGCCCGGGAGCATCGGCACCGCCGTGATGCAGTCCTCCATGCGCGCCGTGCTGAGCTTCCTCGACGCCCCCCAGCTCAACGCCCCGGAGGCGTACGTGAAGTTCAACCCCGATGTGTTCGGCAACGACGGCGAGATCAGGGACGAATCCACTGCCGCATTCCTCCGCCACTACATGGAGGAGTACGGCGCGTTCGTCGAGCGCGTCCTGGCGGCCAACGCACCCGGCCACATCGGCGACCCGCAGCCGGACACCCAGAAACTGTCCCGCTGA
- a CDS encoding dihydrofolate reductase, protein MSNEASHDAQPADFTEELAASLSGLGVVWAQTSAGAIGKDGGMPWHLPEDLRHFSRLTNGHPVIMGRKTWESFPDKFRPLPGRTNLVITRQDGWGGTPQADGALAVRSLDDALLESQFAPGHEMVWIIGGGETFAQSMDLADVAVITTIDTSAEGDTFAPELGYDWTAGASLPADGWLTAENGTRYRITLWRRTEA, encoded by the coding sequence ATGAGCAACGAAGCCAGCCACGACGCGCAGCCCGCCGACTTCACCGAGGAACTCGCCGCCTCCCTCAGCGGACTCGGCGTCGTGTGGGCCCAGACAAGTGCCGGAGCCATCGGCAAGGACGGCGGCATGCCATGGCACCTGCCGGAGGATCTCAGGCACTTCAGCCGGCTCACCAATGGCCACCCTGTGATCATGGGCCGCAAGACCTGGGAATCCTTCCCCGACAAGTTCCGCCCGCTGCCCGGCCGGACCAACCTCGTCATCACCCGGCAGGACGGCTGGGGCGGCACGCCCCAGGCTGACGGCGCCCTCGCCGTCAGGTCCCTCGACGACGCCCTGCTGGAGTCCCAGTTTGCCCCCGGCCACGAGATGGTCTGGATCATCGGCGGCGGGGAGACCTTCGCGCAGTCGATGGACCTTGCCGACGTCGCCGTCATCACCACCATCGACACCAGCGCGGAGGGCGACACGTTCGCCCCCGAACTCGGCTACGACTGGACCGCCGGCGCGTCCCTGCCCGCCGACGGCTGGCTGACCGCGGAGAACGGCACCCGCTACCGGATCACCCTGTGGCGCCGGACGGAGGCCTAG
- a CDS encoding MaoC family dehydratase, producing MTSTPTLAGLAVGQDIGSRSVDLTRTDLVKYAGASGDFNPIHWNEAFATGVGLPGVIAHGMFTMGAAVQLVTDWAGDPAAVVDFQTRFTKPVPVADTTGSPEPGAVIEVSGAIGALDADAGTARVDLTVVSAGQKVLMKAQAVVRLV from the coding sequence ATGACAAGCACCCCCACCCTCGCCGGCCTGGCCGTCGGCCAGGACATCGGCAGCCGCAGCGTCGACCTCACCCGCACGGACCTGGTGAAGTACGCCGGCGCTTCCGGTGACTTCAACCCCATCCACTGGAACGAAGCCTTCGCCACCGGCGTCGGACTGCCGGGCGTGATTGCGCACGGCATGTTCACCATGGGCGCGGCCGTCCAACTGGTCACCGACTGGGCCGGCGACCCCGCCGCCGTCGTCGACTTCCAGACCCGCTTCACCAAGCCCGTGCCGGTCGCCGACACGACAGGGTCCCCGGAGCCCGGAGCCGTGATCGAGGTCAGCGGCGCAATTGGAGCGCTCGACGCCGACGCCGGCACCGCCCGCGTGGACCTCACCGTAGTCTCGGCCGGGCAGAAAGTTCTGATGAAGGCACAGGCCGTCGTCAGGCTGGTCTGA
- a CDS encoding sugar MFS transporter: MSGVAFASWVSRLPAIRDGLDLTPGTIGLLLLCMTAGSFISVSASGLIVLHFGSKRTIRIGSIMVGCGLVLAGFGTSALANPLAVAAGLAVIGLGTASWNTASNVEGAAVERAVRRHIMPRLHGAFSVGTVAGAGMGAWAAGAGTPVFWHLAAVGVLVAGSVATAASWFRADTTPVEAKENFQPAKPDTFEDPSTGPLPIIGQAAGRPEEPLDIKRQIAQAWRDRRTLLLGVLVLGLALAEGAAGDWVALALADGHGQSDAAGAAGYGLFVTFMTVGRFAGTLVLDRFGRVPVMRWCAAMAVLGLGLFVFAPVPWLAYVALAIWGLGASLGFPVGMSAAADDPAKAAARVSVVSTIGYGAFLCGPPLLGLLAEHIGILHSLLAVMVMLVVSFLLSPVARKLG; the protein is encoded by the coding sequence ATGAGCGGCGTGGCGTTCGCCAGTTGGGTCTCCCGGCTCCCGGCCATCCGCGACGGCCTCGACCTTACCCCCGGAACCATCGGCCTGCTGCTGCTGTGCATGACGGCGGGCTCCTTCATCTCGGTGTCCGCGTCGGGGCTGATCGTGTTGCATTTCGGTTCCAAGCGGACCATCCGGATCGGCAGCATCATGGTGGGCTGCGGGCTCGTCCTGGCCGGCTTCGGAACGTCCGCCCTGGCCAACCCACTGGCCGTTGCCGCGGGCCTGGCCGTGATCGGCCTCGGCACCGCGAGCTGGAACACGGCCTCCAACGTCGAGGGCGCCGCTGTCGAACGGGCGGTACGCCGGCACATTATGCCCCGACTGCACGGAGCGTTCAGCGTCGGCACCGTCGCGGGCGCCGGGATGGGCGCCTGGGCCGCCGGGGCCGGGACCCCGGTGTTCTGGCATCTCGCCGCGGTGGGGGTGCTGGTGGCGGGCTCGGTGGCCACGGCCGCGTCATGGTTCCGTGCGGACACCACGCCGGTGGAGGCCAAAGAAAACTTCCAGCCGGCCAAGCCGGACACCTTCGAAGATCCGTCCACCGGACCGCTCCCCATCATCGGCCAGGCCGCCGGCCGTCCGGAGGAGCCGCTGGACATCAAACGCCAGATCGCGCAGGCCTGGCGGGACCGCAGGACGCTCCTGCTCGGCGTGCTGGTGCTGGGGCTGGCCCTGGCCGAGGGGGCTGCGGGGGACTGGGTGGCCCTGGCGCTCGCCGACGGCCACGGCCAGTCCGATGCCGCCGGCGCCGCCGGGTACGGGCTGTTCGTCACCTTCATGACGGTGGGCCGCTTTGCCGGCACGCTCGTCCTCGACCGCTTCGGCCGGGTCCCGGTGATGCGCTGGTGCGCCGCCATGGCCGTCCTGGGCCTCGGCTTGTTCGTCTTCGCCCCGGTTCCGTGGCTGGCATACGTGGCCCTGGCTATCTGGGGACTCGGCGCCTCGCTGGGCTTCCCGGTGGGCATGTCGGCGGCAGCGGACGACCCCGCCAAGGCCGCGGCCCGGGTGTCGGTAGTCTCCACGATCGGCTACGGGGCCTTCCTCTGCGGGCCTCCGTTGCTGGGCCTGCTGGCCGAACACATCGGCATCCTGCACTCGTTGCTGGCGGTGATGGTGATGCTGGTGGTGAGCTTCCTGCTATCGCCCGTGGCCCGGAAGCTCGGCTAG